Genomic DNA from Macadamia integrifolia cultivar HAES 741 chromosome 6, SCU_Mint_v3, whole genome shotgun sequence:
TCTAAGGTTTCCTCACACATCCTTCAACAGCTCCTATCCTGATTTTATTGGTATAaattgttagattttatatctattttattatatttaagtttcaaaatgaagtATTTTTATGTGTCttgattgtcttgttatggtgtgggacccttggGGTCAAAGTAGTAGAAAAGGGTTAGTAACATCCTATGggagccctaaagtccattcatggccattaccatgagtggagaggtgagcaaagagaattgattgggattaatttcatttatgaagttaattcttaatttataccataggttattgccaaatggaggtaaatggtcaatgtcattatatgggtgccctaaagtccattcatcgtcactaccatgagtggggaggtgggctagaaaatggtcaataacaccctatgggagcactaaattccattcatgaccattaccaagagtggagaggtgggcaaagagaattgattgggattaattcaatttattgaattaattcccaattcatattcatatgacattattctccaattaacttgccattagttggaggttactttTGGGTTGGAGGTCactcttggggaatccaagagggtgcaagggttggttttgggtctatataaacccaaccaaatatcTTGCAGAGacacacattcacacattgGCATCCCATCCATTTCTACTTATTGCAACCATAgaagtctttctcttcctttcattttctttaagtCTTGTGAAGGTTAGAGGGGGTGCTGTGCTGTAACTTTTTGCTCTTAtaagggactagaagaactgtctcatcttctagtgggaggttgttttatcttggaggtagaggtgcagaacaactcttggcagtagagggcctcaattaccttaaaggtagcactacaagtgtgactcaacctcaattctgttCGAAACTTCTTCAGTTGCtatggtggtgattcaacatctatttcaagcAGGCTCTAGATCAATACTACAACAAcatagtttctactgcaaaaactttgtattgcaatttgtattttgtaagaaattgtaatacaaatACCCAACATAAATCTTTCAGAATGTTCTAACTCAAAAGTTAAGAGGATTAAACTTGGTACGAGGGAAAGAAACAATATTACTAGGATGCAAGAGCAGGCTCTAGATCCATTGCATGTTAGACTATCGACATAGGAGAGGCATTTGACCTTCTAAGGCCAATTGGGAGTTGATCCAATGAAGCTTTGTTGTCTGAAATAGCATTATGTCACTTGGCTTTTAACTTTAGAGTGGTCTTCTTGTGTTGGACTTGTTCTGTCGGAACTCTAAGTTAATTTTTAGGGAGTGGTTTTATTTGTAACCATGTGTTTGTGTTGAGATTGGGGGTACTCTTTGTTGGGCTTTATAAGTAGAGTTTGTTTAACATTTAGTGGTTTAGGAGTCATCATAGTCCCCACAATCTTGGTAATTTGAGTTGTCCTCTTATGTTTAGAATTACTTACAGGAGTTCATTTCTCTTGTTTTGATAGGAGTAGAAGGTTAGAGTCTTAGAGATATCTATATATTCAGCTTGTTGATATAATTTAAATGGATTGCTTTATACAAAATATTCTGTAATTCTCTTGTGGGAATTCTTTGGATTTAGGGTGTGGCCAAGATATTGGTGAAAGTTGCAATCTTAAGGCTTTTAGGGAAACCCTATCACTCCTGCTTGCAATGCTATGGTTCCTTTTAGGCTTATGTTAGGACCTCATGATCctagtcttcttttttttttttttttttttttataagtctTATGTTAAAGACCCTATCGACATTTTATCTCTTCAAGCCTGTATCAGTACCATTTCGACAATTACTGTTCACAACTAGTGGTGCCAGAGATTGTCATATGTGATAAATAGCAGTGCATGAAAAGTAACATAAATGTCTGAGCAGAAAGGATGGTGGTTTCAATTATTGTTTGTCATGTATAGAGATGTATAGAAGTTATAATTTAGAAAGTATCAGGAACTTCTTGTTGAATTTATGTGTCCAATGAGAGGAAATAATGACATGCATATCGTTGGTGCAGTATTGGAAAACAGTGGTGCCTAAGACTGTCATAGGTGATAAATAGCAATTGGTGACGAGGACGATAAAACAATGACAGATTTTAATGTCGACAAAGCAGAATGAGTTAGAGAGATGGTGTTTTCCGTTTCATTGCTTGTCACGTCTGGCAGTTTGTAATGAAGAAATTAGGGAAAATGAGTGTGCatgttttttggattttggaaaCATGGTTGTCTAATTGCGCAAGGTCTGCATGATTGAAGATGTACCCCGTAGATACCAAAGATATAGTGATGTCTTATTATGGTATCAATGATGGAAAGAATGTTCTAATAAATAGGGACATAAGGGGCATTGCCATGAAAAGGGAATTGAGATTGTTCAACTATAGTTTGAGATGTAGGTCTTAGTCTTATATATTATTTAACCATTTGTATGGCGTTTGGAAGTTAAAATAGGCTTGGGGTTATGCCCGTTATGGTAGGCAATAATAGCTTCCCGTGCCAGTGGACAAGAGAACCCAGTTTGATCGTACTTGGGTGGGGATCTGTGAGTAGTCAAACCCATGTTGGTGGATAAAGGCTGAGTTGGGTTGAGTTGGTGGGGTGTGATTTTTAATTTGgtttcttgatctcttcttcagAAGTTTCTTAAACGGGTCTAAGTTGGTCATTGGGCAGAAGCAAGGGCCTACTTTTTGTAGCATTTATTGGTTGTACAAGAACAAACAACCTCTTGGAGAAAATTCAATTGTATGGAGTTCAGTATTAGGTCAGGAATTGTTCTGTTGAAAGATTTAATGAGTTTGATCATCACTGAGAGTTGAATTGGATCATAATAACTTCGTTTCTGATGCTTAAGATATTAAGCTGACACAAGATGCCTCTTGCTCAAATGATAATCGACAGTATGGTTTGATGATGAATTTACATGGCCTCTTTCAGGACTGTAGCACTATATCTTGAAGTGGAAGGGAGATGATGCATTATGTGAGCAAGGTTATGAGCTTTTGGTTTGTGCTCAGGCTGTCAGTGAATCATATATTGTTCTAGTCTAGTATGATTATATTAGAAAACTCACAGAGACATTTTTATTATAATAGTAAATTATACAACATGTACATATGCTTTTGTGGTGACCAgatcttatttttattattatttacagTCAGATTTCCCTTTGGTTGGTTGTACTGTTGTAATTTTTAGGTTCAAAACCTATCCTGTCAGAGTATAATTAAACTTCAATTTGAGCTTCTGATCCAATGGACTTTATTTTTGTGAGTCTTGCAactagtataattttttttttctataatatgattttgtttttattctttgcCTTATAGTCATTGATTTTTCGGGTGAGTCTCAATTCGAGGTTGAGAGAGATCTCCCCTTCAGATTCTAAGGAATTTACAGATTCACGCTCAGAATCTGAATCATGAAATGGAAATGCTAGAGGCGGCTTGTCTGATGAATCAGATACTTTTATTTCACTATAAACTTGATTATAGAATGATTCCAATGTGTCTGTTATCTTTTAATCCAACATATCTTTTAGTTGTGTTCAGATGTGGTAGGAGTATGACCTAATCCATTTATCTACCAGCTCTTGCATGGACTAAatatcaaatttaatggtttagTTCAACCACATGTCTCCCCACATATGGTCTTCCTCTCATTTTTCAATGATGGCTATTATTCAAACTGCCACTTTTtcttaaatatatttttcacaGCATTATGATGACACATCGAAATGTTGGATTAGGTCATAACTTGGACAACATGTCGATTGCAATTGGCGCAAATCCAACTACTACATTGAATTATATAGCAGGTGTATAAGAACCCTAACTCTttgattttcccttctttctcctgTCTCACTATATTCGTGGGAGTGGATGATAGTTAATGTGGCGTTGGTCAACAATCCCAAAATTTTGCAATGGAGAAATGTCACCTTTAGGATATTTGGTTGTAGTTTTGAAAATATGAGAAATGAACTTATAACagttttcctttaattttcctCAAAGAACAAATCTATGAAAGACTAGAGGTTAAAGAAAATATGGTTTGCTTGGCATTCAGTCCGCAGTCTTCAAACTCTCTTGACATTGTGTGTGATAGGTGTGCCGAGTGCTGAAGGTGGGGCAGGGCGGGGCGGTGGGCAGgggtgtgtgtatgtgtgtgagagagggagaatGGTTCCTCTCCAGTGGCTGGAGAAGATCCCGATCGCGGTGGGTATAATGGAATCTCCCCAACTAAGCTCCCTTGCCATAAATAATGTtaataaaaaataggaagaCAAAAAACTTTTAAGGAGGAAGAATTTCTTCGTCCAAGTATCTAAGTTTGATTGTCCATTCAAATCTAAGGTCGTTATCATTCTAGATACATTGAAAGTTTGAAATACCCTTTCAACCACAACAATGGCCAGCTTTGAAGGAATGACTTGAAAAGAAATCGATCCATGCTAAGTAAAACATGAAAATGTGCGATACACAATGATCAACTGATCTAAAAGTGATGACGATGATATTACAATTAattaatacaaaaaaataaaactcttaAATTATGCACCGTTGTAATGTGGTTGGCATTGCCATGTCATAGCATTTACTGGGTCCCATGTTTTAGATTTGGTACAAGATATCATTTACAGTGCCATCCAATCAAACCTCAAAGTCAAacctattggggtttttttttggggtggggtggggtggggtgggacaGAGCGCAAGTGCTAATGGAAAATGGATGCTTTCTAATTAGTAATTAGTATTGGTGGGTGGGTCTTAGTTCTGGTTGTACAGGTAAGAGGATTGTTCTTAATATTTTGGCCTAGGTTTTCTGGTGCTTCAAAATATTGTTTGAGGATAGTGATGGAAATTTTCATTCATGTAAAAGGGTTATACGTGGTTAAGTATGCAGTTGATAATTAGCAGATCTCTCTCATGCTTAACTAGTATAACCCTTTTACATGAATGAAAATTTCCATCactatagagagagaaagagagagagaaatcaactGCATACTTAACCACGTATAACCCTTTTACATGAATGAAAATTTCCATcactatagagagagagagataccgaGATAGAGAGAAATAGATTAATCAATTTTTTAATGGATAGAGAATAATTATCAAAAGAATATAATATTTGTTGGTTGGTTCCATCGTCACAATTGGCTGTGTCTGTTGTCCCTTGAGAAGAAATCTCTGCGTAAGGCGTAGagagattgattgattgattgattgattgatcgCTTCGATCGGATTGAATTCGATTCGAATTTCAGTATTTCGTACGAAGAGACAGAGGGAGGGGATGGAGGAGCGGAACAGCGCGGCGATGGCCAACTCGTCAATGGCGCAGCATCAGACGCAAACACCAACAGCTTCTTCGAAGCAAGCCAAGGCTTTCCCCAACTCCGTGGACACTAATTCTGTCACCCAGAGGTACCCCCTTATATCTCCTTCATTTTTtccatgcctttttttttctttttattgtcttcttctttggatccctctctctttcttctgtcAGAACTAACTGtatgttctttcttttcattgccCATCATCCGTTGATGTCCGTGTCTCTTCTTGTCTATTGCAGGCTTCAAAAGGAATTGATGTCTCTCATggtctgctctctctctctctctctctctctttgaattGTTGATTTCGTGTTTATTTTTTGAATCGataaagagagaggaggaatgAAGAAACGACAAGTTTCTGGTTTCTCCTTTGGCCTTTTTGATGCCTTGAATTATCATTCAACTGAGTGAGCTTTTGCCACCATATGTCTTCTCTGTAATCCCCTCCCCTCTCTATGTTGAAATTCCACTACGATTGATTAGGATTAAATCTATAACGGAAAAAGTTGCACTGAATAGTGATAGGTAAGAAAAGTTGCAGGTTTTAAAGACAATAGGACTGAGGATGACTGTTGAATAAAATGTGTAAGGGAGTGATCTTTAAGAGGGAAGGGATATGTTGGAGGCAGAATTTGATATACAGGTCGGTTAGAGAGAGGAACAGAAAATCTAGAATTCATTTATGGGATTGCAAATGGAAGGAGTTAACAACTCAAAAGCTTTGAGGTTGACAAAAGGACATTGGGGAGGCTTTACTTGATGGATATGCATTCTTTAGATAATAATTTCTGTTTTAGGTTGCAAGAAGGCTGAATGATTAAAATGGTGATTTCCCACAATAAGTTTAGAACATCATTTTTTAGTTTAACAAGGATAAAGAGCCCTTGGACCTCATGGGTTATCGGTGAGATTCTTTCACAAATCTGTGGACCATGTGCAGGATGCTCTTGTTGGGGTTTTGATGAATTTTATAAGGGAAGTTATTGACAAGGGTCTAAATTCAACTTTTATTGCACTCATTCTGAATGATGGGGTAATCTGCCCATAAGATTTCGGTTTGTTTATCAGTTTGACTGTCAGTCTTCATAGATCACATCTcaaaagaagtagaagaagaagaagaaaaacgcCAATCATCTAAGTCGTTCAGGCAAGATAATCAGTAATGAAGtccagtcttttttttttttctcccccctAGTAGATTGAATGATAGAATTTGACTTTTTAGGAAATTCTAGCCATACTTTCTTTCACATCTCACACATTACAAGAGTAAGCTTATGCATGTTGGAAGTTGTTATTGAAGTAGAAATTTCCCAAGGTTCTGTTTGCTTTGTTGTTCTTCTttccttccccctttctttttgGCGATTGTTTCTTTCTCAACAGTTTTCATTTGATGGTTTTCTTATCCAAAGATGAGTGGAGGTGATCTTGGGGTATCAGCCTTCCCTGAAGGTGAGAGCATCTTTTCCTGGAGTGGCACTATCGAGGGTGGCAAAGGAACAATGTACGAGGGTTTATCATATAAGCTTTCCTTGCGGTTTCCCCTGGATTACCCTTTTAAGCCTCCCCAGGTTAAATTTGAGACAATGTGCTTCCATCCCAATGTTGATCAGTATGGCAACATTTGTCTTGACATCCTCCAGGTATTGATCTTTCTAGTAAAAATATTTTAGTAATACTCACATTATTTCAAGAGCAATGCAGAAGTCAAATTGGGAGAGCAAGAAGTTCACATTTCCCTCTCCTTCCTCTCCCCTGCAAAACACATTCAGGTGTTGAACCTGCAAATTATGGGTCTAACCAATTTTATGTTCTGGGGGTTAATATTCTTTAGTTGGATGAATTTAACCTCCAGCGTGGACTTTCCCTCCATAGCAGAGGAGGGAGAATAATTCGATTCCACTCTCCTTTCCCTGATTTGAGCACTCCTTTTATCAAAAGAATTCTGGGCAACCTAGTTGATGTAGTCCTTTCAATGTTCTTCTCCAGGACAAGTGGTCATCAGCTTATGATTGCAGAACCATTCTTTTGTCCATTCAGAGCCTACTGGGAGGTATGTTGGGTTTACTATCTTCCCttgagcctctctctctctctctctctctctctctctctctctcctcttcttttttcaacTGTGCATGCTTTCGCCTTATTCTTTATCCTCATTTGCAGAACCCAATATTGATAGTCCTCTAAACAGTTATGCTGCAGCTCTATGGAACAACCAGGAAGGTGGGATTCATACATCTGTTAACCCATCTCATCTTATTATTCATGTTTTCCCTTTAAATGCTTTAATCGGTAAAAAGTGGACCAGATTGTCTGACCTCTGGGTTGTGCTACATATGTATTAGGCTTTTGGTCCCAATGGCTTTTCTTTGTAGTACGCCATTTAAATGGGCTAAATATGAGTAGGAGAAAAAATATGGGATTTATTTTATCAGTTCAGTTAAGAGtcctatttctttatttttaattgctcAAGTGTTAGTAGTTGGATGGGTTAGAGACTCTCCGAGTCCAGCCTTCTTTTAAGCTCCTTTCCTATATTTTATGCAGAGTTTTAGTCAGCACTATCTTCATAGCAATCTAAATCTTCCACTGGATCCTGTTGCAAGCTAATCTCCCAGTGAATCTCACTGGTTCAGGGATGGTTATGGTTCAAAAGTGCAGTACTAACATGCTCAATTTGGTTCTGCTCTGGTCCTATCTTCCCTTTTCCCTAACCTGTTACATATACAGATACCCATAAGCAATCCTGATTCTGTTGGTGCACCAAAGAAAAGGTTGAGAAGTTTAAGACTTTGAGAAATTAAAAGGTGTAACCGTTATATCACAAAACCATTTTCTGTTAATAGAATACCTAGAAGCCCATTTAATCGGTTTCTCCTGAGCTACCAGATGATATTCTATTGGTACATCTATGTTTGAAATTATAAATTTGCTTTGAAACAAAGTGTAAAAGACAATCAGTTTTCCCCCCCTGCaatctttctagaaatttaATTAGGATATCAGATAGTATCTCGTGCATGTTTATCAATGGCAAGTGAGAACCAAAACCCTTGGTACTTGAGCTGAATGTGTCATTATGATCCCCTCTTGCAGATTACAAGAAGATGGTTCACAGACAGTACATGGATGGAGAAGTTTTTGAAAGTTGACTTATGAGCATCTCAGATAGATATCATTCTACACGCGAAATCACCGGCTAGGATTCACTTCTCTAAGAAGCTACTCTTCAAGGAGTATGTTATTGGGAAAGTTTTGAGGTATAGATGTGTTTTGTCTATGATTGTTGAAGTAGTTTATCTGGGTTCTTTTTTTGCAGTAAGGTGGTCTAAAGGACACGGTGAAGCACTCTGTCAATATTTTTACTCCACTTGCAATTTATCTATATAATTGCCAGGAACACACAAGAAACTCAAGTGACACTAACATCATATGAAAGTTGCATATTTACTTGATTCGTGGATCAGTGCAAATGATGGTTCTGTACTGAAATTTGTAGGCAATGAAAATTGTCTATTGGTCTAATATGGAgatgagattgtgaaattaatAATCGTTTTGTTATTTATGCTGGTAAATTTATTTGAAGTGGCACCTGATTCTTTGAACAGTTCTGGCCAGGGTATTTAGTACACAGTTTGCATGAATGCTATTTGCCTTGGTCTTATGTGAGAATGATTTACAAGAGTGAATGATTTATGAGAGAATGTAACTAAGAACATTTCTTCTACAAATGGCATGATAATTATATGGTGAGTGGAATAGCCAGGCTTCTTCCCATTGAGTTTGGGAGAGACTACCTGAGCGAGTTGCAGAGAGGATTGATCGGCCATGGAAAAAATCAGGGAATTGCAGAAGGCCAAAAGAAGAATCTCCCAACTTGAAGATGATAGCAATCAAGGAAATGTCATGATCTTTGTCGATGCAATGTCGATCTCTACTGATGCCCTAGGGCAAGACCACAATCAAAAGAATCCCACACCGGATGAGAAGCATGAAAACACTAAaataggattttattattttaaaagcCAATTGTACTGAAATATAGAATGCACCAAATTTTGACTTCTCAAAttaccaaggatgagatcctacAATCATTATGGTTAGGGGCTGCAAATTTTATAAAAGAACATTACTCTCTCATTTAGCAAATgtaaaaattttctttcatccaatagaaagagagaatctcttcatccaatgTGATTTAACAATTTGATTGGAATAGTAAATGTTTTTTCAGTTGAAAAGAATAGTAAATGTTGCATTAACTCTTGCCCTTATTGTCgaggatccggctcctctcttGAGCAGTAATCATGTAAGTCAGTCCATAGCTATTTGGTGATCGATATGTGTCCACACGGTGATCCAACGATTGTGCTTCTACTAATTAAAACAGAGGCATTGTATCAAGTCATTAGATCATCACTTGAATACTTATTGATTGTCCAAATAACTATGGGCAAGACTGGGCAGTCACTGCGCAAGAAAGGATCCCAATCCTATTGTCGATGGCCTAAAATACCttttcttagtccattgaaaagGTTatattagggatgtaaatggatagtcgaaatCCGAATTCAAATTTGCATTCATATTCTTTTAGGGTTATCCATATCTGAATAAAGGTATTTAGATTAAAATCCGAATTATCCGAAAAAATAATTATCTGATCcgattaaataataaattaatgattttgagggttcttgaagctTAAGcaggttctagagaatgaggaaaagagttaaaaccttttttaaaaaaaaaaagagttaaaacctttttcaaaaaaaaaaaagagttaaaataacttagaaagatggattaagagcaaattcNNNNNNNNNNNNNNNNNNNNNNNNNNNNNNNNNNNNNNNNNNNNNNNNNNNNNNNNNNNNNNNNNNNNNNNNNNNNNNNNNNNNNNNNNNNNNNNNNNNNNNNNNNNNNNNNNNNNNNNNNNNNNNNNNNNNNNNNNNNNNNNNNNNNNNNNNNNNNNNNNNNNNNNNNNNNNNNNNNNNNNNNNNNNNNNNNNNNNNNNNNNNNNNNNNNNNNNNNNNNNNNNNNNNNNNNNNNNNNNNNNNNNNNNNNNNNNNNNNNNNNNNNNNNNNNNNNNNNNNNNNNNNNNNNNNNNNNNNNNNNNNNNNNNNNNNNNNNNATAAGATCCTCCCGTGCATTATTTACAATTACACTTACATCCTCTCCTGTCTAATTGTATTGACTCTAAAGTGAAATGATTATATTACCCTTTTTTACTAAAACACGACTGTTGGGCCTAAATCCGGTTAGCTGAGTTGCTGTCctgagcatggtttcaagtatcactCATGTATCAATTGAGACCGATCCAAATCGATTATCCGTTTTGGAGGTAGaatagttgaaaaaaaaaaaaaagaacagggGCAAAACCGACCGAGTAAGTAGCAACCTTGTCCTAAGTAACACATGGAATACCCTCTTTTGTCTCCCTTCAACCTTGCTACTCAAAAAAAAGTCTCCCTTCACCCTAAacactcttttctcttttcgCTCTCCTCTCTTTGTCGGTCTCTTCAATTCCTTTCTGAAAccctttaaagattaaaaaggaaagaacaaagaaaaaaagaacaaactACCCTAGAAGAAGTTGGACGGATGTaaccctcttttctttttctcgcTTTCTCCAATTCTTTTATCTCCCATTCGATTTGGACGGATGTAATTTTCCAAATCTTAGAGACCTCTCTTTACTCGCACTAGCAGCGACTGAAACTTTGTACTCTGCAGATCGATTGAACTCAACGACTGATTTCTCCTTTGTAAGACGACCGGGAATTCGCCGTCGTCGCTGGATTTGGTTGTTTCCGACAACCTTGTTCGGGTGGTCAACCGCAGAGGAGAGTTGGACGAATCAGGTATTCGATCTCTGATGGAAACACTGATTTCACATCATgagtcttcttcctccttcctaaAGCTTATTTGGTAGTGAGACAGGTTCTTGGGCTCGAGCGATTGTGGGAGATGTTGGGTTTGATTTAGAGAAGATTAGGGTTTTCAACGATGTTATTTGGGTCGAACTGTGGAGAGAACgcttccaagtttaaaatccttgaTTCATCACCAATGACACATTGATCCCCCACACATAATCATAAACCAAGTTTTATCTGTGAATAACTGaccaaattgaaattgaaattgaattttgaacATCATCTATATACAAATTTGCAGGCTAGTCTGTCTCCTTCCTTTAGGAGACGATCCATAAGCCCAAATATATTTACAAAGATGGACACAGCCAGATGCATATTGGCAAACCAAGGCTAATTGTCCATCGAATCATCTGCGACAGGAGGCGTCTTGCAGATTGGGCAGACATTCTTCATTGACAACCATTTCTTTATACACTTCACATGGTAGTCATGGCTACAGTTATTCAGTGTCCCGACCTCCTCCCTGTCCTTATACTCTTCCTGTCAATTAGGAACAGAATTAACAGttcaaatattttcaaattaatGATTAAAATGTTAAATAGTTGGAAGCACAGTTAAGTTAAATCTTACCAGGCAGATCGCACAATTTCCTTCCTCCTGTATTTGATCTGAGGAACAATATATTGTCTCTGTCATACTCTTCGAACTCATATCTTCCGACAAGCCTGTGTTGACACTCCCAATCCTTTCTCCTAGAGCAAGGAGTTCCTGCTCAAGGCCAACAATTTTGACGTTTCAGACTTGATTAAAAGCTAGAAATTATCAAAAAGAGCAAGAAACAGAAGAATTATAAACACCTCATAACTCATGTTGTCCACATCCAGCCTCATCTCCCTATGCTGATCAAACAAATTCCTGGAACCATAAAAGGCTGAGCGATCTACAATCATAAGACCCTGCCAATGAACAATTAGAGTTGAGAAACATTCTATGGTCGGTTTGGCGTCAAGTGCTTGAAATAAAAACACCACAAGGCATGCtcagttttttcttctttcaaaaaaTGTTCTGCTAATAGAGAACGTGGCTTGCAACATACTACCAATCTACCATCATTTACAAAGCTCTAGAGGCTAATAAGAGGAGAAATTTGGTCCAACGAAACAAGGCCATTGTCACCTGAAGAAGGACCCCATACTGCTATCCGCTAGTCGAATATTCTTTTTACCTCATCACAATTCTGTGTGTACTTGGTT
This window encodes:
- the LOC122081805 gene encoding probable ubiquitin-conjugating enzyme E2 C isoform X1, with amino-acid sequence MMTHRNVGLGHNLDNMSIAIGANPTTTLNYIAVFRTKRQREGMEERNSAAMANSSMAQHQTQTPTASSKQAKAFPNSVDTNSVTQRLQKELMSLMMSGGDLGVSAFPEGESIFSWSGTIEGGKGTMYEGLSYKLSLRFPLDYPFKPPQVKFETMCFHPNVDQYGNICLDILQDKWSSAYDCRTILLSIQSLLGEPNIDSPLNSYAAALWNNQEDYKKMVHRQYMDGEVFES
- the LOC122081805 gene encoding probable ubiquitin-conjugating enzyme E2 C isoform X2, with product MVKIIGHNLDNMSIAIGANPTTTLNYIAVFRTKRQREGMEERNSAAMANSSMAQHQTQTPTASSKQAKAFPNSVDTNSVTQRLQKELMSLMMSGGDLGVSAFPEGESIFSWSGTIEGGKGTMYEGLSYKLSLRFPLDYPFKPPQVKFETMCFHPNVDQYGNICLDILQDKWSSAYDCRTILLSIQSLLGEPNIDSPLNSYAAALWNNQEDYKKMVHRQYMDGEVFES
- the LOC122081805 gene encoding probable ubiquitin-conjugating enzyme E2 C isoform X3 — encoded protein: MVKIIVFRTKRQREGMEERNSAAMANSSMAQHQTQTPTASSKQAKAFPNSVDTNSVTQRLQKELMSLMMSGGDLGVSAFPEGESIFSWSGTIEGGKGTMYEGLSYKLSLRFPLDYPFKPPQVKFETMCFHPNVDQYGNICLDILQDKWSSAYDCRTILLSIQSLLGEPNIDSPLNSYAAALWNNQEDYKKMVHRQYMDGEVFES
- the LOC122081805 gene encoding probable ubiquitin-conjugating enzyme E2 C isoform X4; amino-acid sequence: MEERNSAAMANSSMAQHQTQTPTASSKQAKAFPNSVDTNSVTQRLQKELMSLMMSGGDLGVSAFPEGESIFSWSGTIEGGKGTMYEGLSYKLSLRFPLDYPFKPPQVKFETMCFHPNVDQYGNICLDILQDKWSSAYDCRTILLSIQSLLGEPNIDSPLNSYAAALWNNQEDYKKMVHRQYMDGEVFES